In the genome of Fulvivirga maritima, one region contains:
- a CDS encoding SDR family oxidoreductase: MQTVLILGGTSDIAYELAKIHIGEQDEVILASRNVDNLKVIQSDLKIRYRGGVMIEKFDATDTATHKSFFEELPDSISLVYCLFGYLGDNDLAQTSWAEAQQIINSNYVGAVSILNIISEEFARKKEGVIVGVSSVAGVRGRQSNYIYGSAKAGFTAYLSGLRNRLYHDGVHVLTVLPGFMNTKMTAGMDLPKLLTASPEVAARKIAKAAKKKKNTAYVLGKWRYIMMVISNIPESIFKKLKL, translated from the coding sequence ATGCAAACAGTTTTGATATTAGGAGGTACTTCTGATATAGCATATGAATTGGCTAAAATTCATATTGGAGAGCAAGATGAGGTGATCCTGGCTTCTCGAAATGTAGATAACCTGAAGGTAATCCAAAGTGATTTAAAAATCAGGTATAGGGGAGGGGTGATGATAGAGAAATTTGATGCTACAGATACCGCTACTCATAAATCCTTTTTTGAGGAACTGCCGGATTCAATTAGTTTAGTCTACTGTTTGTTCGGGTATCTTGGAGATAATGATTTAGCTCAAACATCATGGGCTGAAGCTCAACAAATAATTAACAGCAATTATGTGGGTGCTGTATCCATATTAAATATTATTTCTGAAGAGTTTGCCAGGAAGAAGGAAGGAGTTATAGTAGGAGTAAGTTCGGTAGCTGGGGTAAGAGGAAGGCAAAGCAATTATATCTACGGGAGTGCTAAGGCTGGCTTCACTGCATATCTTTCAGGCTTGAGAAATAGGTTATATCATGATGGAGTACATGTATTAACTGTGCTGCCAGGTTTTATGAATACCAAGATGACTGCCGGAATGGATTTGCCCAAGTTATTAACAGCAAGTCCGGAAGTGGCTGCACGAAAAATAGCCAAAGCTGCTAAAAAGAAGAAAAATACAGCTTATGTACTTGGCAAATGGAGGTACATAATGATGGTAATAAGTAATATTCCCGAGTCAATTTTCAAGAAGCTAAAACTGTGA
- a CDS encoding HAD-IB family hydrolase, giving the protein MSKDLVLFDFDGTLTTKDTLLDFTQYAFGKGHFIRGMLKLLPSMVGLKLGVIPNWKAKEKYLRYFFGGLTFEELQTLGQEYGEKRVPQLIRKKALAAINEYKEAGVTMYIVSASSPLWIESWASKYGIKVVGTRLEISEGKMTGKIDGKNCYGLEKVNRIKKEVDLKDYENVYAYGDSSGDREMLQLATKGFYKYF; this is encoded by the coding sequence GTGAGTAAAGACCTCGTACTTTTTGATTTTGATGGTACATTGACTACCAAAGACACCCTTCTTGATTTTACACAATATGCATTTGGTAAAGGCCATTTTATAAGAGGTATGTTGAAATTACTGCCTTCTATGGTGGGCTTAAAATTAGGTGTGATTCCTAATTGGAAGGCTAAGGAAAAGTACTTACGCTATTTTTTTGGAGGGCTTACTTTTGAGGAATTACAGACTCTTGGCCAGGAGTATGGAGAGAAGAGAGTGCCTCAGCTCATTAGGAAGAAAGCTTTGGCTGCAATAAATGAATACAAAGAAGCTGGCGTAACGATGTATATTGTTTCAGCGTCATCTCCCTTATGGATAGAGTCTTGGGCATCAAAATATGGAATAAAAGTGGTAGGCACCCGGTTAGAAATTTCAGAGGGTAAAATGACGGGTAAGATTGATGGTAAAAACTGTTATGGTTTGGAGAAGGTAAACCGGATTAAAAAAGAGGTTGATTTGAAGGATTATGAAAATGTATATGCTTATGGTGATAGTTCTGGAGATAGGGAGATGTTACAATTAGCAACTAAAGGATTTTACAAATATTTCTGA